One Candidatus Devosia phytovorans genomic window carries:
- a CDS encoding GNAT family N-acetyltransferase, producing the protein MVTIVETSARADMDDARRLMRAFVAWAQELSVEDRHMIDRYFDPAAFDAELENLPGKYAPPDGRLLLAREGEVAVGCVALRPLEPGVCEMKRMFVEPAFHGRGIGLALATRLIELARDSDHRIMRLDTSRHQAPAIALYQKLGFRRIPAYYPPPAGSEGFLLFFEKDLTQAD; encoded by the coding sequence ATGGTCACGATCGTGGAAACGAGCGCCCGCGCCGATATGGACGATGCCCGCCGGCTGATGCGCGCCTTCGTGGCGTGGGCGCAGGAGTTGAGTGTCGAGGACCGGCACATGATCGACCGCTATTTCGATCCCGCCGCCTTCGATGCGGAGCTGGAAAACCTGCCGGGGAAATATGCGCCGCCCGATGGCCGGCTGCTGCTAGCGCGGGAGGGAGAGGTGGCGGTCGGCTGCGTCGCCCTGCGACCGCTGGAACCGGGCGTCTGCGAGATGAAGCGGATGTTCGTCGAACCGGCCTTTCATGGCCGAGGCATTGGCCTCGCGCTCGCCACCCGCCTGATCGAGCTGGCGCGGGACAGTGATCATCGCATCATGCGGCTCGATACAAGCCGTCACCAGGCGCCGGCGATTGCGCTCTATCAGAAGCTGGGCTTCCGTCGCATCCCGGCCTATTATCCGCCGCCGGCCGGTTCCGAGGGCTTCCTGCTGTTCTTCGAGAAGGACCTCACACAGGCTGATTGA
- the rpsB gene encoding 30S ribosomal protein S2 — protein sequence MALPEFSMRQLLEAGVHFGHQKHRWNPKMERYIFGVRNDIHILDLSQTVPALSRALQLVSDTVADGGRVLFVGTKRQAAPLVADAAKQSAQYYVNSRWLGGTLTNWQTISNSISRLRELESMSEDDLALRTKKERLMMSREQERLERDLGGIKDMGNLPSLLFVIDTNKEANAIKEARRLGIPVVAIVDTNCDPDTVDYAIPGNDDASRALELYVSLISRAAIDGIGRSSSALGADIGASDRAPAEDLPAADEAAAS from the coding sequence ATGGCTCTGCCCGAATTCTCTATGCGTCAACTGCTTGAAGCAGGCGTTCACTTTGGTCACCAGAAGCACCGCTGGAACCCCAAGATGGAGCGCTATATTTTCGGCGTTCGCAACGACATCCACATTCTCGATCTGAGCCAGACCGTGCCGGCCCTGAGCCGCGCGCTGCAGCTCGTGTCCGACACCGTTGCCGATGGCGGCCGCGTGCTCTTCGTTGGCACCAAGCGTCAGGCGGCTCCGCTGGTGGCTGACGCTGCCAAGCAGTCGGCTCAGTACTATGTCAACTCGCGTTGGCTGGGCGGCACGCTGACCAACTGGCAGACGATCTCGAACTCGATCTCGCGCCTGCGCGAACTCGAATCGATGAGCGAAGACGACCTGGCGCTCCGCACCAAGAAGGAACGCCTGATGATGTCCCGCGAACAGGAACGCCTTGAGCGCGACCTGGGCGGCATCAAGGACATGGGCAACCTGCCGTCGCTTCTGTTCGTCATCGACACCAACAAGGAAGCCAATGCGATCAAGGAAGCCCGTCGTCTGGGTATCCCGGTCGTGGCCATCGTCGACACCAATTGCGATCCCGACACGGTCGACTACGCAATCCCGGGCAATGACGACGCGTCGCGCGCTCTCGAACTCTATGTCTCGCTGATCTCGCGTGCTGCCATCGACGGCATCGGCCGTTCGTCCTCGGCTCTGGGTGCCGACATCGGCGCCTCCGACCGCGCACCGGCTGAAGACCTGCCGGCTGCCGACGAAGCCGCTGCAAGCTAA
- a CDS encoding NYN domain-containing protein, which produces MRGNVVASLLSSLAVLIDAENISADLIDGVFDTVARHGRPGTRRAYADWGASGMSGWKASVNRHALRTVHQFSHVSGKNVSDMALVVDAMDLLHAREHDGFCIVSSDSDFSGLAIRIRQEGLRVIGIGEAKTPDAFRLACDVFAQLGEVRQGKATRTVKPVSSVSPMPNKAALGAPGRQALIDAIDETAGPDGWVDLASLGNFLRNQGKIEPRKHAASLSKLLRASGIAEVSDVVVGRGTSQRARLKA; this is translated from the coding sequence ATGCGGGGCAACGTCGTGGCGAGTTTACTCTCTAGTCTGGCCGTTCTCATCGATGCGGAGAACATTTCTGCCGATTTGATCGACGGCGTTTTCGATACCGTTGCCAGACATGGCAGGCCGGGAACGCGGCGTGCCTATGCCGATTGGGGAGCGTCCGGAATGTCTGGCTGGAAAGCCAGCGTCAACCGGCATGCGCTGCGGACTGTGCATCAATTCAGCCATGTCTCCGGCAAGAATGTTTCCGATATGGCGCTGGTCGTTGATGCCATGGATCTGCTGCATGCGCGGGAGCACGATGGTTTTTGCATCGTCTCCAGTGATAGTGATTTTTCCGGCCTGGCCATCCGCATCCGTCAGGAGGGCCTCAGGGTCATTGGCATAGGCGAGGCCAAGACCCCCGATGCCTTCAGGTTAGCATGCGACGTGTTTGCTCAGCTTGGGGAGGTCAGGCAGGGCAAGGCGACGAGGACCGTAAAGCCTGTCTCTAGTGTTAGTCCAATGCCGAACAAGGCGGCTCTCGGCGCGCCTGGACGCCAGGCGCTTATCGATGCCATCGATGAAACGGCCGGCCCGGACGGCTGGGTAGACCTGGCATCGCTTGGGAATTTTCTGAGGAATCAGGGCAAGATCGAGCCGCGCAAGCATGCTGCTTCTCTATCCAAATTGCTGCGCGCATCGGGCATAGCCGAAGTCTCGGACGTGGTTGTTGGTCGTGGCACTTCACAGCGTGCCAGGCTGAAGGCCTAG